The Streptomyces sp. NBC_01268 genome window below encodes:
- a CDS encoding flavin reductase family protein — protein sequence MRMNIDPERTDRNSFYRLLTATVVPRPIAWVSTTAADGTDNLAPHSFFTISSVVPPVVQFTSVGRKDSLRNVEETGQFVVNLAPEGLFGAVNATATDFPRGTSEFDACDVEREPSLRVRPPRVAQSPVALECELHSTLRIGDSTVVFGRVVHAAVDESVLVDGHPEMTLMRPLARLGKNEWGTLGGITELARVPYQG from the coding sequence ATGCGCATGAACATCGATCCCGAGCGGACCGACCGGAACTCCTTCTACCGGCTGCTCACCGCCACCGTCGTGCCCCGGCCCATCGCCTGGGTGTCGACGACCGCCGCCGACGGGACGGACAACCTCGCCCCGCACTCCTTCTTCACCATCTCCTCGGTGGTGCCGCCCGTCGTGCAGTTCACCTCGGTGGGCCGCAAGGACTCGCTGCGCAACGTGGAGGAGACGGGGCAGTTCGTCGTGAACCTCGCCCCCGAGGGGCTCTTCGGCGCGGTCAACGCGACGGCGACGGACTTCCCGCGCGGGACGAGCGAGTTCGACGCGTGCGACGTCGAGCGCGAGCCGAGCCTGCGGGTGCGGCCGCCGCGGGTCGCCCAGTCGCCGGTGGCGCTGGAGTGCGAGCTGCACAGCACGCTGCGGATCGGTGACTCGACGGTGGTCTTCGGGCGGGTGGTGCACGCGGCGGTGGACGAGTCGGTGCTCGTCGACGGGCACCCGGAGATGACGCTGATGCGGCCGCTCGCCCGGCTCGGCAAGAACGAGTGGGGCACCCTCGGTGGCATCACGGAGCTGGCGCGCGTCCCGTACCAGGGCTGA
- a CDS encoding nuclear transport factor 2 family protein codes for MTQRVDLATVMDRLAIDDLITGYAVAVDDSDWAAYRALFTPDGRADYSGSGGIEGPAAEVADWLAETMLLFPVRQHLIVNRRVRIQDLGGYPGDTATVRADYLNPMRFESGEDFVCGGRYTFTLRRTGGGWLLRSVVVEEKWRRV; via the coding sequence ATGACGCAGCGCGTGGACCTCGCGACCGTGATGGACCGGCTCGCCATCGACGACCTGATCACCGGCTACGCGGTGGCCGTGGACGACTCCGACTGGGCGGCGTACCGCGCGCTGTTCACTCCGGACGGGCGTGCCGACTACAGCGGTTCCGGGGGGATCGAGGGCCCGGCCGCCGAGGTCGCCGACTGGCTCGCGGAGACGATGCTCCTGTTCCCGGTGCGCCAGCACCTCATCGTCAACCGGCGGGTGCGCATCCAGGACCTGGGGGGCTACCCGGGCGACACCGCGACGGTGCGCGCCGACTATCTGAACCCCATGCGCTTCGAGTCGGGCGAGGACTTCGTGTGCGGCGGGCGCTACACGTTCACGCTGCGCCGCACGGGCGGCGGCTGGTTGCTGCGTTCGGTCGTCGTCGAGGAGAAGTGGCGCCGCGTGTGA
- the lnt gene encoding apolipoprotein N-acyltransferase, with protein MRNPFAGQGPRSGLGRSALAVLLGALPALAFPAPSLWWCAYLALVPWMLLIRTAPSARRAGLDGWCGGIGFMLGVHQWLLPSLHVFLLVLAALLGLLWLPWGWLVRAMLGGEPSGARAAAALVAVPSGWLLVELVRSWEGLGGPWGLLGAAQWQVPPALRLASLGGVWLVSLLVVAVNTALTLLMAVRPVRRTALVGLVGCALVLGLAWWGTSPPRTTGTVRIAVVQPGVFDGPGGADRRFGRAEELTRTLAGQRPDLVVWGESSVGADLGARPDLTARLTALSRTVGAPLLVNVDARRSDRPGIYKSAILIGPGGPTGERYDKMRLVPFGEYVPARALLGWATSVGKGAAGEDRRRGTQPVVMPLPAPREGGRPLRIGPLVCFESAFPDMSRRLVRDGADVVVVQSATSTFQDTWAPAQHASLAALRAAESGRPVVHATLTGISAAYAPDGRRTGTGLGTDRSAAAVYTLPLADTVTVYDRFGDWPVYAAILVIGALCAAEGARTLRRPGRGTPVPPARRARGSAGRPVR; from the coding sequence ATGCGCAATCCGTTCGCGGGCCAGGGGCCCCGGTCCGGGCTCGGCCGGTCCGCGCTCGCCGTGCTCCTGGGCGCCCTGCCCGCGCTCGCGTTCCCCGCGCCGTCGCTGTGGTGGTGCGCGTACCTCGCCCTCGTCCCCTGGATGCTGCTGATCCGTACGGCGCCGAGCGCGCGCCGGGCCGGTCTGGACGGCTGGTGCGGCGGCATCGGCTTCATGCTGGGCGTGCACCAGTGGCTGCTGCCGAGCCTGCACGTCTTCCTGCTCGTCCTGGCCGCGCTCCTGGGCCTGTTGTGGCTGCCGTGGGGCTGGCTGGTCCGGGCGATGCTGGGCGGCGAGCCGTCCGGCGCGCGGGCCGCCGCCGCCCTGGTCGCCGTCCCCTCCGGCTGGCTCCTCGTCGAGCTGGTCCGTTCCTGGGAGGGCCTGGGCGGGCCGTGGGGGCTGCTCGGGGCCGCCCAGTGGCAGGTGCCGCCCGCGCTGCGGCTCGCCTCGCTCGGCGGGGTCTGGCTGGTGAGCCTGCTCGTGGTGGCGGTGAACACGGCCCTCACCCTGCTCATGGCGGTGCGGCCGGTGCGTCGTACCGCTCTCGTGGGGCTGGTGGGCTGCGCGCTCGTCCTGGGGCTGGCCTGGTGGGGCACGAGCCCGCCCCGCACCACCGGCACCGTGCGGATCGCGGTGGTCCAGCCGGGCGTGTTCGACGGGCCGGGCGGCGCGGACCGGCGCTTCGGCCGCGCCGAGGAGCTGACCAGGACGCTCGCCGGGCAGCGGCCGGACCTGGTCGTGTGGGGCGAGAGCAGCGTCGGCGCGGACCTGGGGGCCCGGCCGGACCTCACGGCCCGGCTCACCGCGCTGTCCCGGACCGTCGGCGCGCCGCTCCTGGTGAACGTGGACGCGCGCCGCTCCGACCGGCCGGGCATCTACAAGAGCGCGATCCTGATCGGTCCGGGCGGGCCGACGGGCGAGCGCTACGACAAGATGCGCCTCGTGCCCTTCGGCGAGTACGTCCCGGCGCGCGCCCTGCTCGGCTGGGCCACCTCCGTCGGCAAGGGGGCCGCGGGCGAGGACCGCAGACGGGGCACCCAGCCGGTCGTGATGCCCCTCCCCGCCCCGCGCGAGGGCGGCCGGCCGCTGCGGATCGGGCCGCTGGTCTGCTTCGAGTCCGCCTTCCCCGACATGAGCCGGCGCCTGGTCAGGGACGGCGCGGACGTGGTCGTCGTGCAGTCGGCGACCTCCACCTTCCAGGACACCTGGGCGCCCGCGCAGCACGCCTCGCTGGCGGCGCTGCGGGCCGCGGAGTCGGGGCGTCCGGTGGTGCACGCGACGCTCACCGGGATCAGCGCCGCGTACGCCCCCGACGGGCGGCGGACCGGCACCGGGCTCGGCACCGACCGCAGCGCCGCCGCGGTGTACACGCTCCCCCTCGCGGACACGGTCACGGTCTACGACCGCTTCGGCGACTGGCCGGTGTACGCCGCGATCCTGGTGATCGGCGCGCTGTGCGCGGCCGAGGGGGCACGGACGCTCAGGAGGCCTGGGCGAGGGACTCCCGTACCACCCGCTCGCAGAGCTCGTGGGTCAGCAGGGCGTCCCGTGCGCTGA
- a CDS encoding Gfo/Idh/MocA family protein: protein MKVGCIGLGDIAQKAYLPVLSALPGVELHLQTRTPATLERVADGYHLPAERRHTDLDSLLSVGLDAAFVHASTAVHAELVTRLLEAGVPTYVDKPLAYEYADSERLVELAEKQAVSLAVGFNRRLAPGYAQCVEHPRELILLQKNRIGLPEDPRTFVLDDFIHVVDTLRFLVPGVIDHVDVRARVRDGLMHHVVLQLSGDGFTAIGMMNRLNGSTEEVLEVSGQDSKRQVLNLSEIVDHKGQPTVRRRGDWVPVARQRGIEQAVLGFLDSVREGRLLSARDALLTHELCERVVRESLAQAS from the coding sequence GTGAAGGTTGGCTGCATCGGACTCGGCGACATCGCGCAGAAGGCCTATCTGCCCGTCCTGTCCGCCCTTCCCGGGGTCGAACTCCACCTGCAGACCCGGACCCCCGCCACTCTCGAACGGGTCGCCGACGGCTACCACCTGCCCGCCGAGCGCCGGCACACCGACCTCGACTCGCTCCTCTCCGTCGGCCTCGACGCCGCCTTCGTGCACGCCTCGACCGCCGTGCACGCCGAGCTCGTCACCCGCCTCCTGGAAGCCGGGGTGCCGACGTACGTCGACAAGCCCCTCGCCTACGAGTACGCCGACTCCGAACGGCTCGTCGAGCTCGCCGAGAAGCAGGCCGTCAGCCTCGCCGTCGGCTTCAACCGCAGGCTCGCCCCCGGCTACGCCCAGTGCGTGGAGCACCCGCGCGAGCTGATCCTGCTCCAGAAGAACCGCATCGGACTGCCCGAGGACCCGCGCACGTTCGTCCTCGACGACTTCATCCACGTCGTCGACACCCTGCGCTTCCTGGTGCCCGGCGTGATCGACCACGTCGACGTGCGCGCCCGCGTCCGCGACGGGCTCATGCACCACGTCGTGCTCCAGCTGTCCGGCGACGGCTTCACCGCCATCGGCATGATGAACCGTCTGAACGGCTCCACCGAGGAGGTCCTGGAGGTGTCCGGGCAGGACTCCAAGCGCCAGGTCCTCAACCTCTCCGAGATCGTCGACCACAAGGGGCAGCCGACCGTGCGCCGCCGCGGCGACTGGGTGCCGGTGGCCCGCCAGCGCGGCATCGAGCAGGCGGTCCTGGGCTTCCTCGACTCCGTGCGCGAAGGACGGCTGCTCAGCGCACGGGACGCCCTGCTGACCCACGAGCTCTGCGAGCGGGTGGTACGGGAGTCCCTCGCCCAGGCCTCCTGA
- a CDS encoding FAD-dependent monooxygenase, whose product MEQHRHRAVVVGAGIGGLTAAVALRARGWDVTVLERATGLAPVGAGIGLAPNALRALDVIGLGDPVRDLAAWQGDGGMRRPDGRWLARTDAGAAAARFGGPLVLLHRSTLVDLLLSALPADTVRTGTAAVLTDPGSAHRPALVATPDGTHEADLVVAADGIRSAVRGTLFPAHPGPRYSGFTTWRVVIPAPAEPFAPHETWGPGRLWGSQPLKDGRVYAYAMAAAPAGDHAPDGERAALQRLFGDWHHPVPAVLAAADESAVLRHDVHHLIDPLPAFHRGRTALLGDAAHAMQPTLGQGGNQAIEDAIVLAHHAGHGLPVPTALAAYTADRLPRTSALVRKAARTGRLALLSARPAVALRNTAVSAVSRFGPGLVLRGFDGIADWRPPVDAVPPRVS is encoded by the coding sequence ATGGAACAGCACCGGCACCGTGCAGTCGTCGTCGGAGCGGGCATCGGGGGCCTCACCGCCGCCGTCGCCCTGCGCGCCCGCGGCTGGGACGTCACCGTCCTGGAGCGCGCCACCGGCCTCGCCCCGGTCGGCGCCGGGATCGGCCTCGCCCCCAACGCCCTGCGCGCCCTCGACGTGATCGGCCTCGGCGACCCGGTCCGCGACCTCGCCGCCTGGCAGGGCGACGGCGGCATGCGCCGCCCGGACGGCCGCTGGCTCGCCCGGACCGACGCCGGGGCCGCCGCCGCACGCTTCGGCGGGCCGCTCGTCCTGCTGCACCGGTCCACCCTCGTCGACCTGCTCCTGTCCGCCCTGCCCGCGGACACCGTGCGCACCGGAACCGCCGCCGTCCTCACCGACCCGGGCAGCGCCCACCGCCCCGCCCTGGTCGCCACCCCGGACGGCACGCACGAGGCCGACCTCGTCGTCGCCGCCGACGGCATCCGCTCCGCGGTCCGCGGCACCCTCTTCCCCGCCCACCCCGGGCCCCGCTACTCCGGCTTCACCACCTGGCGGGTCGTCATCCCCGCACCCGCCGAACCCTTCGCCCCGCACGAGACCTGGGGCCCCGGGCGCCTGTGGGGCAGCCAGCCCCTCAAGGACGGGCGGGTCTACGCGTACGCCATGGCCGCCGCACCCGCCGGGGACCACGCGCCCGACGGCGAGAGGGCCGCGCTCCAGCGCCTGTTCGGCGACTGGCACCACCCCGTCCCCGCCGTCCTGGCCGCCGCCGACGAGTCCGCCGTCCTGCGCCACGACGTCCACCACCTCATCGACCCGCTGCCCGCGTTCCACCGAGGCCGGACGGCACTGCTCGGCGACGCCGCCCACGCCATGCAGCCCACCCTCGGGCAGGGCGGCAACCAGGCCATCGAGGACGCGATCGTCCTCGCCCACCACGCGGGACACGGCCTGCCCGTGCCGACCGCCCTCGCCGCCTACACCGCCGACCGGCTGCCGCGCACCAGCGCCCTGGTCCGCAAGGCCGCCCGCACCGGCCGACTCGCGCTGCTCTCCGCCCGCCCCGCCGTCGCCCTGCGGAACACGGCCGTCAGCGCCGTCTCCCGATTCGGCCCCGGACTCGTGCTGCGCGGCTTCGACGGCATCGCGGACTGGAGGCCGCCCGTCGACGCCGTACCGCCGCGCGTAAGCTGA
- a CDS encoding TetR/AcrR family transcriptional regulator — MTAARTPDTPPTRADRIGDAALDLLVERGMRGLTHRAVDERAGLPQGSTSNHARTRQALLETAVRRQVQREAAVLTPDELPSADAGPDALVEALALALHRYLTDHRALLVSRYELALEATRRPELRTFFDTAGSVFHAPVTAMMAEAGSPAPERHALSLIAWCEGLMFSCAAGSFHAAVPGLAELRTGFAELLRGLLGR; from the coding sequence ATGACCGCCGCACGGACCCCCGACACCCCGCCCACCCGCGCCGACCGGATCGGCGACGCCGCCCTCGACCTGCTCGTCGAGCGCGGCATGCGCGGGCTCACCCACCGCGCCGTCGACGAGCGGGCCGGGCTCCCCCAGGGGTCCACCTCCAACCACGCGCGCACCCGCCAGGCCCTCCTGGAGACCGCCGTCCGCCGCCAGGTGCAGCGGGAGGCGGCGGTGCTCACCCCGGACGAGCTGCCCTCGGCAGACGCCGGGCCCGACGCGCTCGTGGAGGCGCTCGCACTCGCCCTGCACCGCTACCTCACCGACCACCGGGCGCTGCTCGTCTCCCGCTACGAGCTGGCCCTGGAGGCCACCCGCCGCCCCGAGCTGCGGACCTTCTTCGACACCGCGGGCTCGGTCTTCCACGCTCCGGTGACCGCGATGATGGCCGAGGCCGGCTCGCCCGCTCCCGAGCGGCACGCGCTGTCGCTCATCGCCTGGTGCGAGGGGCTGATGTTCTCCTGCGCGGCCGGCTCCTTCCACGCCGCCGTGCCCGGCCTGGCGGAACTCCGGACCGGCTTCGCCGAGTTGCTGCGCGGCCTGCTCGGCCGGTGA
- a CDS encoding DinB family protein produces MTTEQTETGARVDPDTLTGEREALEQWLDFHRATLAAKCEGLDDAQLRTASAPPSDLNLMGLVRHMAEVERGWFRRVLAGEQEADWIYTTKADHDADIHVTDEDTWEEAYATWQGEIAVARANAAGRGLDEPGSGTHRTGRTFNLRWIYLHMIEEYARHNGHADLIRERIDGATGD; encoded by the coding sequence ATGACCACCGAACAGACCGAAACCGGCGCCCGTGTCGACCCCGACACCCTCACCGGCGAACGCGAGGCACTGGAGCAGTGGCTCGACTTCCATCGCGCGACCCTGGCGGCGAAGTGCGAGGGCCTCGACGACGCCCAGCTGCGCACCGCCTCCGCCCCGCCCTCGGACCTCAACCTGATGGGCCTGGTCCGCCACATGGCCGAGGTCGAGCGCGGCTGGTTCCGGCGCGTCCTGGCCGGCGAGCAGGAAGCCGACTGGATCTACACCACCAAGGCGGACCACGACGCCGACATCCACGTCACCGACGAGGACACCTGGGAGGAGGCCTACGCGACCTGGCAGGGCGAGATCGCCGTCGCCAGGGCCAACGCCGCCGGCCGCGGGCTCGACGAGCCGGGCAGCGGGACCCACCGCACCGGCAGGACCTTCAACCTGCGCTGGATCTACCTCCACATGATCGAGGAGTACGCGCGCCACAACGGCCACGCCGACCTCATCCGGGAGCGGATCGACGGCGCCACCGGGGACTGA
- the ung gene encoding uracil-DNA glycosylase, with protein sequence MTDTDMLPESWRGVLGDELQKPYFKQLTEFVEEERANGPVYPPREEVFAALAATPFDQVKVLVLGQDPYHGEGQGHGLCFSVRPGVKTPPSLRNIYKEMQAELGHPVPDNGYLMPWAEQGVLLLNAVLTVRAGEANSHKGKGWEKFTDAVITAVASRPDPAVFVLWGNYAQKKLPLIDEERHVVVKGAHPSPLSAKKFFGSHPFTQIDEAVAAQGHEPIDWRIPDLG encoded by the coding sequence GTGACCGACACCGACATGCTGCCCGAGTCCTGGCGCGGCGTCCTCGGCGACGAGCTGCAGAAGCCGTACTTCAAGCAGCTCACCGAGTTCGTCGAGGAGGAGCGGGCCAACGGGCCGGTCTACCCGCCGCGCGAGGAGGTCTTCGCGGCCCTCGCCGCGACCCCCTTCGACCAGGTGAAGGTCCTGGTCCTCGGCCAGGACCCCTACCACGGCGAGGGTCAGGGCCACGGGCTCTGCTTCTCCGTCCGTCCCGGCGTGAAGACCCCGCCCTCGCTGCGCAACATCTACAAGGAGATGCAGGCCGAGCTCGGGCACCCGGTCCCCGACAACGGCTATCTGATGCCGTGGGCCGAGCAGGGCGTCCTGCTGCTCAACGCGGTGCTCACCGTCCGCGCCGGCGAGGCGAACTCGCACAAGGGCAAGGGCTGGGAGAAGTTCACCGACGCGGTGATCACGGCCGTGGCCTCCCGGCCCGACCCGGCGGTCTTCGTGCTCTGGGGCAACTACGCGCAGAAGAAGCTCCCGCTCATCGACGAGGAGCGGCACGTGGTGGTGAAGGGCGCCCACCCCTCGCCGCTCTCGGCGAAGAAGTTCTTCGGCTCCCACCCCTTCACCCAGATCGACGAGGCCGTCGCCGCCCAGGGGCACGAGCCGATCGACTGGCGCATCCCCGACCTCGGCTGA
- a CDS encoding ABC transporter substrate-binding protein has protein sequence MFNRTSLQAAAALASISLLSGCSVFSDGESAGDQRIVVGTTSSPSTLDPAAAWDNSWELFRNVFQTLVSFPTGSTSPQSDAADCKFKEGSSSRVFECVLHDGLTFSNGHKLDAQAVQYSIERIRTIDVQGGPNGMLGSLDKVEATDDRTVVFRLNKSDATFPFILATPAMSIVDPAEYPADKLRKDGKLVGSGPYVLDSYAEGQKAELTGNPSYKGFADRKNGGVTIRYFKESEPMVAALKKKEIDATYRGLTAEEVVALQADKPENKGLQLVESTGADIRYLVFNTRDDSVARLPVRKAIAQLVDRDELVNKVYQGTAEPLYSMVPKGISGHTTKFYDRFGGPDASKAKSILRNAGITKPVKLDFWYTTDRYGSATAVEFAELKRQLEESGLFEVTLHGKPWKEFQAGYQKGQYPVFGRGWFPDFPDPDNFVAPFVGKENVLGTPYVSPKITDELIPKSRRESDRGAVTDEFAQAQEIMVQDVRLLPLWQGKLYIAASEDIGGGERALDPQTVMQLWELSRRTSW, from the coding sequence TGATCCGGCGGCCGCCTGGGACAATTCCTGGGAGCTTTTCCGGAATGTCTTCCAGACGCTCGTGAGTTTCCCGACCGGCAGCACCAGTCCGCAGTCGGACGCGGCGGACTGCAAGTTCAAGGAGGGGAGCTCGAGCCGGGTCTTCGAGTGCGTCCTCCATGACGGTCTGACCTTCTCGAACGGGCACAAGCTGGACGCCCAGGCCGTCCAGTACTCGATCGAGCGCATCCGCACGATCGACGTCCAGGGCGGCCCCAACGGCATGCTGGGCTCGCTCGACAAGGTCGAGGCGACCGACGACCGCACGGTGGTCTTCCGGCTGAACAAGTCGGACGCGACCTTCCCGTTCATCCTCGCCACCCCGGCCATGTCCATCGTCGACCCGGCCGAGTACCCGGCGGACAAGCTCCGCAAGGACGGCAAGCTGGTCGGCTCCGGCCCGTACGTCCTCGACTCGTACGCCGAGGGCCAGAAGGCCGAGCTGACGGGCAACCCCAGCTACAAGGGCTTCGCCGACCGCAAGAACGGCGGCGTGACCATTCGGTACTTCAAGGAGTCCGAGCCGATGGTCGCGGCCCTGAAGAAGAAGGAGATCGACGCCACCTACCGCGGCCTCACCGCCGAGGAGGTCGTCGCGCTCCAGGCCGACAAGCCGGAGAACAAGGGGCTCCAGCTCGTCGAGTCCACCGGCGCGGACATCCGCTACCTGGTCTTCAACACCCGTGACGACTCCGTCGCCCGGCTGCCCGTCCGCAAGGCCATCGCGCAGCTCGTCGACCGCGACGAGCTGGTGAACAAGGTCTACCAGGGCACGGCCGAGCCGCTGTACTCGATGGTCCCCAAGGGCATCTCGGGCCACACCACCAAGTTCTACGACCGCTTCGGTGGCCCCGACGCGTCCAAGGCGAAGTCCATCCTGCGCAACGCCGGCATCACCAAGCCGGTCAAGCTGGACTTCTGGTACACCACCGACCGGTACGGCTCCGCGACCGCCGTCGAGTTCGCCGAACTCAAGCGGCAGCTGGAGGAGAGCGGCCTCTTCGAGGTCACCCTCCACGGCAAGCCGTGGAAGGAGTTCCAGGCGGGCTACCAGAAGGGCCAGTACCCGGTCTTCGGCCGCGGCTGGTTCCCCGACTTCCCGGACCCGGACAACTTCGTCGCCCCCTTCGTGGGCAAGGAGAACGTCCTCGGCACCCCGTACGTCAGCCCGAAGATCACCGACGAGCTGATCCCGAAGTCCCGGCGCGAGAGCGACCGCGGGGCCGTCACGGACGAGTTCGCGCAGGCCCAGGAGATCATGGTGCAGGACGTCCGGCTGCTCCCGCTGTGGCAGGGCAAGCTGTACATCGCGGCCAGCGAGGACATCGGCGGCGGCGAGCGGGCCCTCGACCCGCAGACCGTCATGCAGTTGTGGGAGCTCAGCCGCCGCACCAGCTGGTAG